The following proteins are encoded in a genomic region of Sneathiella marina:
- the bioB gene encoding biotin synthase BioB — protein sequence MQTNRVTGQSSSVNQQVSDPVRHDWQREEVSDLFAEPLMDLLLQAQAVHRQYFSPNKVQISSLLSIKTGGCPEDCAYCPQSVHHNTGLEAAKLMQVETVVREARKAKEAGATRFCMGGAWRSPKDRDMDVICAMINGVADLGMETCMTLGMLSPQQTLQLRAAGLDYYNHNIDSSEEYYKQIITTRTYEDRLNTLEQVREAGIGVCSGGIVGMGEAISDRVDMLVTLANLPEHPGSVPINMLVQVAGTPLQHLDKMDNFEFVRTIAVAKILMPASVVRLSAGRLEMSDEMQALCFMAGASSIFAGTKLLTTENPEQEADFELLRRLGMTSNTGGDKHAAQPVI from the coding sequence ATGCAAACAAATCGGGTGACGGGGCAATCTTCTTCGGTTAATCAGCAGGTATCCGACCCCGTACGTCACGACTGGCAGCGGGAGGAGGTGTCCGATTTATTCGCGGAACCGTTGATGGATCTGTTACTGCAGGCACAGGCAGTGCATCGCCAATATTTTTCACCGAACAAGGTTCAGATTTCGAGCCTGCTTTCGATCAAGACGGGCGGTTGTCCAGAGGATTGTGCTTATTGTCCACAGTCGGTACATCATAATACCGGGCTTGAAGCGGCAAAATTAATGCAAGTGGAAACCGTCGTGAGAGAAGCGCGCAAAGCGAAGGAGGCTGGCGCCACCCGATTTTGTATGGGCGGGGCGTGGCGAAGTCCGAAAGATCGCGATATGGACGTGATATGTGCAATGATCAATGGGGTTGCTGATCTGGGTATGGAAACCTGCATGACACTCGGCATGCTCAGTCCCCAACAGACACTTCAGCTTAGGGCAGCTGGTCTTGACTATTACAACCACAATATTGACAGCTCCGAGGAATATTACAAACAGATCATTACAACCCGTACCTATGAGGACCGTCTCAATACTTTGGAACAGGTGCGTGAGGCGGGTATAGGTGTGTGCAGTGGTGGTATTGTTGGCATGGGTGAAGCGATCAGCGACCGTGTTGATATGCTGGTGACCCTTGCCAATTTGCCGGAACATCCGGGAAGTGTGCCCATAAACATGCTTGTACAGGTTGCCGGCACTCCGCTACAACATTTGGACAAAATGGATAATTTTGAGTTTGTCCGAACCATCGCAGTAGCCAAAATCCTTATGCCGGCATCTGTTGTTCGCTTGTCAGCAGGCCGCTTGGAAATGAGTGACGAGATGCAGGCGCTTTGTTTTATGGCAGGCGCCAGCTCGATATTTGCGGGGACCAAACTACTAACCACAGAAAACCCGGAACAAGAGGCCG
- a CDS encoding VOC family protein → MLDHVSIGITDRKKSTAFYDAVLSTIGLKKVADYGEIVAYGLSREDPFFWLAEQPEINKSHGFHWAFRAPNRAAIHDFHTAALKCGGTDNGGPGKRDYEEHYYAAFVLDPDGNKIEAVCFDPE, encoded by the coding sequence ATGCTTGATCATGTGTCCATCGGTATTACCGATCGAAAAAAATCCACGGCTTTTTATGATGCGGTGCTTTCGACCATCGGCTTGAAGAAGGTTGCTGACTATGGCGAAATTGTTGCCTACGGATTGTCACGGGAAGATCCTTTTTTCTGGCTGGCGGAACAGCCTGAAATCAATAAATCACATGGTTTTCACTGGGCTTTTCGGGCTCCGAATCGTGCGGCCATCCACGACTTTCATACGGCTGCGCTAAAGTGCGGCGGTACTGATAACGGGGGGCCGGGAAAACGCGATTATGAAGAACATTATTACGCTGCATTTGTCCTTGATCCAGATGGCAATAAGATTGAAGCTGTCTGCTTCGATCCCGAGTAG
- a CDS encoding MBL fold metallo-hydrolase, translated as MIRTAANDWYKTRKLGDDITLISEPFIKPFYRCNIWHLRGRDRDLLIDSGMGVVSLRAHVPLVTEKPLTAVASHSHFDHIGCHHEFETRLAHRDEADLLANPTRQNTLAEDYATDGIFEQLPPAPYSSENYAVKPAAVTGYLDEGDVIDLGDRRLTVLHLPGHSPGGIALFEAATGILFSGDTLYDGPLVEDVYHSNAEDYYISMIKLRALKPRVVHGGHFRSFDGARFRILLENWFKAHGA; from the coding sequence ATGATTCGGACAGCGGCAAATGACTGGTACAAAACGCGCAAGCTCGGCGATGACATCACATTGATTAGCGAGCCCTTCATCAAACCTTTTTATCGGTGCAACATCTGGCACTTGCGGGGGCGGGATCGGGATTTGCTCATCGATAGTGGTATGGGCGTCGTCAGCCTGCGCGCCCATGTGCCGCTGGTCACGGAAAAACCGCTTACTGCCGTGGCCAGTCATAGTCATTTTGATCATATCGGCTGCCATCACGAGTTTGAAACACGACTTGCCCATCGGGATGAGGCAGATTTGTTAGCCAATCCGACGCGGCAAAATACGCTGGCGGAAGACTATGCAACAGATGGTATTTTCGAGCAGCTCCCGCCCGCCCCCTATAGCTCAGAAAATTATGCTGTAAAACCTGCCGCGGTGACAGGATATCTCGACGAAGGAGATGTGATCGATTTGGGGGATCGACGGCTGACGGTCTTACATTTGCCAGGCCACTCGCCGGGTGGTATCGCGCTGTTTGAGGCTGCGACCGGTATTTTGTTTTCCGGGGACACTTTGTATGACGGGCCACTTGTCGAGGATGTTTATCATTCCAATGCCGAGGATTACTATATTTCCATGATCAAGCTGCGGGCATTGAAACCCCGCGTCGTTCATGGCGGACATTTCAGAAGCTTCGATGGCGCCCGCTTCCGGATCCTGCTAGAAAACTGGTTTAAGGCACATGGCGCGTAA